One Capsicum annuum cultivar UCD-10X-F1 chromosome 2, UCD10Xv1.1, whole genome shotgun sequence genomic window carries:
- the LOC107859909 gene encoding zinc finger CCCH domain-containing protein 44, with amino-acid sequence MAAAAAGSSSSAMLDGSVGTSVGLTKSEQSSFVHCTEGSQLVGVQSTVAGVSPTEAAVVDGRNSAVNSIGHGGVDRRKRGRPPRSQAVKPPPPKKQREEDEDVCFICFDGGSLVLCDRRGCPKAYHPACIKRDEAFFRSKAKWNCGWHICSVCQKTSHYLCYTCTYSLCKACTKNADYLCVRGNKGFCSTCMKTIMLIENKDQANKEMVQVDFDDKTSWEYLFKVYWVILKEKLSLTLDELVQAKNPWKESDAVYGKRPLLPYGHYVANDGKGISGKSFDQSELKKPLELLELSKKDPPTTESRTTAKSNPSIFSSTPQSELTKPAEELELQEEDCLRTKQGTTAVQTSVNGCMEWASKELLDFVAHMKDGNTSAISQFDVQALLLDYIKKNKLRDPRRKSEIICDLRLKSLFGKPRVGHIEMLKLLEFHFLIKENPEKSAFIPAGIVGTVTGHVEPDDSNDISSSKKRKSRKNGEVKITQINLDEFAAIDAHNINFLYLRRDLMESLAGDVEKFHDRVIGSVVRIKIPSNDQKQEIYRLVHVVGTCKSSEPYKIRDTAVDFLIEVLNLDKKEAISIDTISNQDFSEDECRRLRQSVKCGLVKRLTVGEIQKKAMELRAVKLNDSLEAEILRLNHLRDRASEKGHKKELRECIEKLELLKTPKERQRRLMEIPEVHADPKMNPDYESEGEHNDKRNVEHPAPRYTRISRRDEKLVSLGSRVKEEGSIMARCRSSEKREACGTNIFDKKGNQFTVEQAVDRSGSEASIASLSTANSSSVNSCETDKLWHYRDPAKRIQGPFSVMQLRKWNTSGLFPPDMRIWTNHEHEDSVLLTNALKGLFHKEFQVHDKTSSQSWEPAGLDSRTSVRWTESATGSRGECGKKEAPRHLHNANYYSNSNTQFTRTSGWLPPSFQQCVESLKANNSCFDKPQLSSSPSSIQREVILALPRQEKGQENDNCHSVAAHGTQNSHKSTSCYAQSNSQNLGPSSGQNQGSFTSNKCSINLDCGSTFASATQSRDSFEQKGKMNFPDLPSPTPETRYGDIEAQAAEKLLLLSSVIPFCGSDIHDLPSPTPISNGEAQGGHADENKESGPSSLPDCEPQGGHAVENKESGLSSLPVQESGQRWSSASSPVVGGPHLREIADEWGRSSPAAKPSTEEWDSGVVSVSSQKPADTVGDHVATPPSHGDQLTAKPSTDHPGLVSVSSLKPADTVGDHVATPPANGDQLTAKPSTDHPGLVSISSLKPADAVGDLVATPPSTADQLTAKPSAEEWDGLVSVSSLKPAEVVGDHVATPTSNADQLNHTSPSHPMSNFFGEPIEFSTLAEESVSDLLAEVDALESQNQNGMGSPTSAMRCSEGMIPGCKTGYFSPMEELSPTHDPVRSDALSSTGDLQLPCQSTVTDETVGASRADAFDPLRRSAGNSSTSSEGETKSADVLFSQGDVGSVIPAPCTTSQTTAFSAMGRSTGFEGMTNGRGAAPGNQNWGGPVQGYANFGYGSSTGAAWGNSHMNRGAPFSGNPMWDSQRRYAGERSGGPRDWALQGGESGFGRGRSSWNNRQQPYGGGGYSRPPPKGQRICKFYESGRCKKGAACDYLHP; translated from the exons GTTGGCATATTTGTAGTGTGTGTCAAAAAACTTCCCACTACCTGTGCTATACTTGTACATATTCATTGTGCAAGGCATGCACAAAAAATGCTGATTACTTGTGCGTTAGAGGAAACAAAGGCTTTTGCTCGACATGCATGAAAACTATCATGCTGATTGAGAACAAAGACCAAGCAAATAAGGAAATG GTTCAGGTAGATTTTGATGACAAAACCAGCTGGGAATATCTCTTCAAGGTGTATTGGGTAATCCTAAAGGAAAAGCTATCATTAACACTTGATGAACTTGTTCAAGCTAAGAACCCATGGAAAGAATCGGATGCAGTATATGGTAAGCGGCCACTACTGCCTTATGGTCATTATGTTGCAAATGATGGCAAAGGTATTTCGGGCAAGTCATTTGACCAGTCAGAGCTGAAGAAACCCTTAGAGCTGTTAGAGCTATCTAAAAAGGATCCTCCAACCACTGAAAGCCGAACAACTGCAAAGTCTAACCCAAGCATTTTCAGTTCTACTCCTCAGTCAGAGCTAACAAAGCCTGCTGAAGAGCTAGAGCTTCAGGAGGAAGATTGTTTGAGGACAAAACAGGGAACCACTGCTGTGCAGACATCAGTGAATGGATGCATGGAGTGGGCATCGAAGGAGCTATTGGATTTTGTTGCACATATGAAGGATGGTAATACTTCTGCTATATCTCAGTTTGATGTCCAGGCACTTTTGCTCGactatattaagaaaaataagctTAGAGATCCTCGACGGAAGAGTGAGATAATTTGTGATTTGAGGCTAAAAAGCCTTTTTGGTAAGCCACGTGTTGGCCACATAGAAATGCTGAAGCTTCTTGAGTTCCACTTTCTGATAAAGGAGAATCCCGAGAAGAGTGCCTTTATACCAGCTGGAATTGTTGGAACAGTGACTGGCCATGTCGAACCTGATGATAGCAATGATATCTCTTCATCTAAAAAACGTAAAAGTCGTAAAAATGGCGAAGTAAAAATCACCCAGATTAATCTGGATGAATTTGCTGCAATTGATGCTCACAATATAAATTTCTTATATTTGCGGCGTGATTTGATGGAAAGTCTCGCTGGAGATGTGGAGAAGTTCCATGACAGAGTTATTGGCTCAGTTGTCCGCATAAAAATACCCAGTAACGATCAGAAACAGGAAATTTACAGGCTTGTCCATGTTGTAG GTACATGCAAGTCATCTGAACCATATAAGATCAGAGATACGGCAGTTGATTTTCTAATTGAAGTTTTAAACTTAGACAAGAAAGAAGCTATATCTATTGATACTATTTCAAATCAAGATTTCAGTGAG GATGAATGCAGAAGATTACGTCAGAGTGTAAAATGCGGGCTTGTAAAAAGGCTTACTGTA GGTGAGATACAGAAGAAAGCTATGGAACTCCGGGCAGTGAAACTCAATGAT TCCCTGGAAGCGGAGATATTGCGCCTCAATCATCTTCGTGATAGAGCAAGTGAGAAGGGGCACAAGAAAGA GCTCAGAGAATGTATAGAGAAGTTAGAGCTTCTGAAGACGCCTAAGGAGCGCCAGCGGAGGCTAATGGAGATTCCAGAAGTGCATGCTGATCCAAAGATGAACCCAGATTATGAATCTGAAGGAgaacacaatgacaaaagaaatg TTGAACATCCAGCACCAAGATACACTAGAATTAGTAGAAGGGATGAAAAACTTGTATCTTTAGGGAGTCGAG TTAAAGAAGAGGGATCTATCATGGCTCGATGTAGATCGAGTGAGAAAAGAGAAGCTTGTGGAACTAATATCTTTGACAAGAAAGGAAATCAATTTACTGTTGAACAAGCTGTGGATAGGTCTGGATCTGAAGCTTCAATTGCTAGTCTCTCTACGGCGAACTCATCATCCGTTAATAGTTGTGAAACTGACAAATTGTGGCATTACCGAGACCCTGCTAAACGAATACAAGGACCATTTTCGGTGATGCAGTTGAGGAAATGGAATACATCCGGGCTTTTTCCCCCTGATATGAGGATATGGACAAATCATGAGCATGAAGACTCGGTACTTTTAACTAATGCACTGAAGGGGCTTTTCCATAAAGAATTTCAAGTGCATGATAAGACATCAAGCCAGTCATGGGAACCAGCTGGCTTGGATAGTAGAACTAGTGTTAGGTGGACTGAGAGTGCTACTGGCTCACGGGGTGAATGTGGAAAGAAAGAGGCACCTAGGCACCTTCATAATGCAAATTACTATTCAAACAGTAACACACAGTTTACGAGGACGAGTGGGTGGTTGCCCCCTTCTTTTCAACAATGCGTGGAGTCGTTGAAGGCAAATAATTCTTGTTTTGACAAACCCCAACTGTCAAGCTCCCCTTCATCTATTCAGCGAGAGGTGATTTTAGCTCTTCCACGGCAGGAAAAAGGACAGGAAAATGATAATTGTCATTCTGTTGCAGCTCATGGAACTCAGAATTCACATAAAAGCACATCATGCTATGCACAATCTAACAGTCAGAATTTAGGCCCATCTTCTGGTCAGAACCAGGGATCTTTTACCAGCAATAAATGTTCAATTAACCTGGATTGTGGATCTACTTTTGCTTCAGCTACCCAATCAAGGGATTCATTTGAACAGAAAGGAAAAATGAATTTCCCAGACCTACCTAGTCCTACCCCAGAGACGAGATATGGTGACATTGAAGCGCAGGCTGCTGAGAAACTGCTTTTGTTGAGTTCAGTTATTCCTTTTTGTGGTTCAGATATTCATGATTTGCCAAGTCCTACCCCTATTTCAAACGGTGAAGCTCAAGGTGGGCATGCTGATGAAAATAAAGAATCTGGTCCGTCAAGTCTTCCTGACTGTGAACCTCAAGGTGGGCATGCAGTTGAAAATAAAGAATCTGGTCTGTCAAGTCTTCCTGTTCAAGAATCAGGCCAAAGGTGGAGCAGTGCTTCTAGCCCAGTGGTTGGTGGGCCGCACCTTCGTGAAATAGCTGATGAATGGGGTAGAAGTTCACCAGCTGCAAAACCATCTACTGAAGAATGGGATTCTGGTGTTGTCTCTGTTTCCTCGCAGAAACCGGCTGACACTGTGGGTGATCATGTTGCCACACCCCCTTCACATGGCGACCAACTTACTGCAAAACCATCTACTGACCATCCTGGTCTTGTCTCTGTTTCCTCGCTGAAACCAGCTGACACTGTGGGTGATCATGTTGCCACACCACCTGCAAATGGCGACCAACTTACTGCAAAACCATCTACTGACCATCCTGGTCTCGTCTCCATTTCCTCACTGAAACCAGCTGACGCTGTGGGTGATCTTGTTGCCACACCACCTTCAACTGCCGACCAACTTACTGCGAAACCATCTGCTGAAGAATGGGATGGTCTCGTCTCCGTTTCCTCACTGAAACCAGCTGAAGTAGTGGGCGATCATGTTGCAACACCTACTTCAAATGCCGACCAACTTAATCACACTTCCCCTTCTCATCCAATGTCAAACTTTTTTGGTGAGCCTATAGAGTTCAGCACTTTGGCTGAGGAATCAGTGTCAGACCTTTTGGCTGAAGTTGACGCCTtggaatctcaaaatcaaaatggTATGGGTTCTCCTACTTCTGCTATGAGGTGCAGTGAGGGGATGATACCTGGTTGCAAAACTGGTTACTTTAGCCCGATGGAAGAGCTGAGTCCAACACATGATCCTGTAAGAAGTGATGCCTTGAGTTCCACTGGAGATCTACAACTACCTTGTCAATCTACTGTGACGGATGAAACAGTTGGTGCATCTCGAGCTGATGCTTTTGATCCATTAAGGAGGTCCGCCGGAAATTCATCTACGAGTAGTGAGGGTGAAACCAAGTCAGCTGATGTTTTGTTTTCCCAGGGGGATGTTGGGTCCGTTATACCTGCACCTTGTACCACGAGTCAAACTACTGCATTTTCTGCAATGGGCAGGAGTACAGGATTTGAAGGTATGACCAATGGCCGTGGAGCAGCACCTGGAAACCAAAATTGGGGTGGACCAGTTCAGGGATATGCAAATTTTGGTTATGGAAGCAGCACGGGAGCTGCATGGGGAAATTCACATATGAATCGAGGTGCGCCTTTCTCTGGGAATCCAATGTGGGATAGCCAGCGGAGGTATGCAGGGGAAAGGTCTGGTGGTCCCAGAGACTGGGCTCTTCAAGGAGGAGAGTCGGGATTTGGTAGGGGTAGGTCATCTTGGAACAACAGACAGCAGCCATATGGTGGTGGAGGATATTCTAGGCCTCCTCCGAAAGGCCAGCGAATTTGTAAATTTTATGAGAGTGGGCGTTGCAAGAAGGGGGCGGCGTGTGACTATCTACACCCGTGA